One segment of Primulina tabacum isolate GXHZ01 chromosome 6, ASM2559414v2, whole genome shotgun sequence DNA contains the following:
- the LOC142549035 gene encoding uncharacterized protein LOC142549035 has protein sequence MSLLWWSSKTTAKFCLDGKKLPKTRAFSRLGFHKGFRKKLWDDDKCMAPDNTRKLPGEEMVSSIYRILTIGRWESLNFMKYKMRPLRPVHGRLALRFLEWVVRRQDLEFSQITYLYCMTVHILVRARMYDCARSILMNLLGRCSISSSVFSALLDTYCMCDSNPGVFDLLIRVYVRKGATKDALNIFRLMGFRGFLASVFTCNMILAAMAKMRLAAPVWLFFGEMLAKGICPNTGTFNILLNALCLEGKLKKAGYLLKKMEQSGYAPSVVSYNTVLSWYCKNGRYKEAIELLNRMNCKGMKSDLCTYNILIDNLCKNNRSAKGYILSKKMQKRMIIPNEVTYNILINGFVKEDKIAVARKIFNQMRKVNILPNCITYNALIHGHCRSGNFVVALELLEEMREMGLKPSEVTYGAIINGFCKHAKFNLAKDLFDWIKLEGMDVNCMMYTMLIDGACRNGALTETVHLLGKMFNDGLNPDIVTYSALVNGFCRAGKINIVKEIICKLCKSGNRPNDIVYSTLIYNFCKHGEIIEAIKVYTAMHQSGHCADLFICNLLISSLCRRGYVRQAEVFRHHIHKIGLIPCSITYDVIIGGYANIGEGLKAFELFDEMACLGHQPSFYTYGNLLKGLCRGGNVKEAVQFFCKLRNIPYAVDIVVYNTLLAEICSIGKFKLALTLLSEMIENNVLPDSYTYGCLISGLCRAGRVVTAILLLERGLKGVNVSPNQFIYSCIINGLVKIGHPQVGIGLFKDMVARGLSPDIITFNAVLDAHSKVGLVVKSDNVLSMIDGRGLCPNLATFNILLHGQSKGHNISECFALYKSILRHGFLPDKFTCHSLILLLCESGMLDVGAKFLKMMITQGIPADQLTLNLLITAYSERVEVAKAFDLLNVMNSVGVSPNADIFSSILSGLKKVSRFQECRTLLYEMLNNGFIPSSRQCCSLIKSMCKSGDIKGALKLKDELEELGLISCRLSQSAIVRGLVLRGKTEEGVLFLNCMLKGLLVPTVSTFTTLLHQLCKDCKFSEALNVKYLMELHGANPDIVAYNVLITGLCKIHDTSHAFKLYEEMRQRGICPNITTFSVLVPAIYSENNTAMGESILTDLEERGLVSQKSTTQGWQGKLIDVMKTIHLIERRPKKVLCH, from the coding sequence GTGAAGAAATGGTTAGTAGTATATATAGAATTCTCACAATTGGTCGTTGGGAGTCGTTGAATTTCATGAAATATAAAATGAGGCCGTTGAGGCCTGTTCATGGAAGGTTGGCTTTGAGATTCTTGGAGTGGGTTGTGAGGCGTCAAGATTTGGAGTTCTCTCAAATAACTTACTTGTACTGCATGACGGTCCACATTCTTGTTAGAGCGAGAATGTACGATTGTGCAAGATCCATATTAATGAATTTATTGGGAAGGTGTTCTATATCAAGCTCAGTTTTTTCCGCTCTATTGGACACTTATTGTATGTGTGATTCTAACCCTGGAGTATTTGACCTCTTAATAAGGGTTTATGTAAGGAAGGGAGCAACTAAAGATGCTCTAAATATTTTTCGTTTGATGGGTTTTAGGGGATTTCTGGCATCTGTATTTACCTGTAATATGATCCTTGCAGCTATGGCAAAAATGCGGCTGGCTGCGCCCGTGTGGTTGTTTTTTGGGGAAATGCTTGCGAAAGGCATATGTCCAAATACTGGAACTTTCAATATATTGCTAAATGCCCTTTGTTTGGAAGGGAAACTGAAGAAGGCTGGCTATTTACTTAAGAAGATGGAGCAGAGTGGTTATGCTCCCAGTGTGGTTAGTTACAATACAGTGCTCAGCTGGTATTGTAAGAATGGTAGGTATAAAGAAGCTATTGAGTTGTTGAATCGCATGAATTGCAAGGGTATGAAATCAGATTTGTGTACTTATAATATTCTTATAGAcaatttatgtaaaaataatagGAGCGCCAAAGGGTATATACTGTCGAAAAAGATGCAGAAGAGGATGATAATTCCAAATGAAGTAACATATAATATTCTTATAAATGGGTTCGTCAAAGAGGATAAAATTGCAGTTGCCAGAAAGATCTTTAACCAAATGCGTAAGGTTAACATTTTACCAAATTGCATCACTTACAATGCTTTGATCCATGGACATTGTCGTTCAGGCAATTTTGTTGTAGCGTTGGAACTTTTGGAAGAAATGCGTGAAATGGGATTGAAACCTAGTGAGGTTACTTACGGAGCGATTATAAATGGATTCTGCAAGCATGCTAAGTTTAATTTGGCAAAAGATCTTTTTGATTGGATAAAGCTGGAAGGAATGGATGTTAATTGTATGATGTACACCATGCTAATAGATGGAGCATGCAGAAATGGGGCGCTGACAGAAACTGTACATTTACTTGGTAAAATGTTCAATGATGGGTTAAATCCTGACATTGTTACATATTCAGCACTTGTAAATGGATTTTGTAgggcaggaaaaataaatatcGTGAAGGAAATAATCTGTAAACTGTGCAAATCAGGAAACAGACCCAACGACATTGTATATTCTACTTTAATTTACAACTTTTGCAAACACGGTGAGATAATTGAAGCAATCAAAGTGTACACAGCCATGCATCAGAGTGGTCATTGTGCTGATCTTTTCATCTGTAACTTACTGATATCCTCTCTTTGCAGAAGGGGATATGTACGACAGGCTGAGGTTTTTAGGCATCACATCCATAAAATTGGTCTAATTCCCTGTTCCATCACTTATGATGTAATTATTGGTGGCTATGCAAACATAGGAGAAGGATTAAAAGCATTTGAATTGTTCGATGAAATGGCTTGTTTAGGTCATCAGCCTAGCTTCTACACGTATGGAAATCTATTGAAAGGATTGTGTAGAGGAGGAAATGTTAAAGAGGCAGTACAATTCTTCTGTAAACTTCGAAACATTCCTTATGCTGTGGACATTGTTGTCTACAACACATTGCTGGCTGAGATATGTAGTATCGGTAAATTCAAATTAGCTCTAACCCTTTTATCTGAGATGATTGAAAATAATGTGCTTCCTGACAGTTACACGTATGGCTGTCTTATTTCTGGTTTATGTAGAGCTGGAAGAGTTGTTACTGCAATTCTTCTGTTGGAAAGGGGACTAAAAGGAGTAAATGTCTCTCCAAACCAGTTTATTTATTCATGTATCATCAATGGTCTTGTTAAAATTGGACATCCACAAGTGGGTATTGGACTCTTTAAAGATATGGTGGCACGGGGTCTCAGTCCTGATATAATTACGTTCAATGCAGTTTTAGATGCGCACTCGAAAGTGGGACTGGTGGTTAAGTCAGACAATGTCTTATCAATGATTGATGGTAGAGGTTTGTGCCCTAATTTGGCAACATTCAATATCCTCCTACATGGGCAATCAAAGGGCCATAATATATCTGAGTGCTTTGCATTATACAAAAGCATATTAAGACATGGTTTTCTTCCTGATAAGTTCACATGCCACTCTTTAATTCTCCTGCTATGTGAATCTGGTATGCTGGATGTTggggccaaatttttgaaaatgatgatCACTCAGGGGATTCCAGCAGATCAATTAACGTTAAACTTGTTGATTACTGCGTATAGTGAGAGAGTTGAAGTAGCGAAGGCCTTTGACTTGTTAAATGTCATGAACTCTGTTGGGGTTTCACCAAATGCAGATATTTTCTCCTCTATTTTGAGTGGGCTTAAGAAAGTATCTCGTTTCCAAGAGTGTCGTACACTTCTTTATGAGATGCTGAATAATGGTTTTATTCCTTCTTCTAGACAATGCTGCAGTTTGATCAAAAGTATGTGTAAATCTGGAGATATAAAAGGAGCACTGAAACTGAAAGATGAGCTGGAAGAACTTGGTCTCATTTCTTGCCGTTTGTCACAGAGTGCCATTGTTCGAGGGCTTGTGCTGCGTGGAAAGACAGAGGAGGGAGTTCTTTTTCTTAATTGTATGCTGAAGGGTCTACTCGTTCCTACAGTTTCAACTTTCACCACCTTACTTCATCAGTTATGCAAAGATTGTAAATTTTCCGAGGCACTGAATGTGAAATACTTAATGGAACTTCATGGAGCAAATCCCGACATTGTTGCTTACAATGTTCTCATAACGGGCCTCTGTAAAATACATGATACTTCTCATGCCTTTAAATTGTATGAGGAGATGAGACAAAGAGGCATCTGTCCCAATATCACAACATTTTCTGTTCTCGTCCCTGCCATTTATTCTGAAAATAATACTGCGATGGGTGAAAGCATATTGACAGATTTGGAGGAAAGAGGATTAGTCAGTCAGAAGTCAACTACCCAAGGATGGCAAGGAAAATTGATCGACGTCATGAAAACAATACACCTCATAGAACGAAGACCAAAGAAAGTGCTGTGCCATTAA